The sequence CCAGAGCTTTTGCCATACTTATAATATCTGGAACTACATCGAAATGCTCCATGGCGAACATAACGCCTGTACGGCCGAAGCCCGTTTGAATTTCATCCGCAATCAGCAGTACGCCATATTGGTTCAGCAGCGCCTGTACCTCACGGAAATACCAGGATACTGGCATGATCATGCCTCCATTACCTTGAATCGGCTCCACGATCATTGCTGCTATCGAATCCCCTTTTTCTTTCAGGACACGTTCCAAGCTCTGCAAAGACCGCGTCGCAGCCTCCTCTAGGGTAAGCTCAGGGTGATATGGCCGCTCGATAAAAGCAACATCCTCATCCAGATACTTATCTGTTCTCCACATCGGCAGTCCGGTGACACTCATCGTTAGATTCGTACGTCCGTGCAATCCACTTTCCAGCGCGATAAAACCTTTGCGTCCTGTATGCATTCTCGCCAGCAGCAGAGCACCTTCATTGGCTTCGGAACCGCTATTCACGAAAAAAGTCCGGCGCAAATCTCCAGGCAGCAATTCTTCAAGCCGCTCGGCCAGATCCACACTAGGCTGGGTTAGATACACAGTCGTCGTATGCTGCAGCTGCTGCAGCTGTGCGATTGTCCGCGAGGTAATGGCCGGATTACAATGACCACAAGCCACTACGGATACTCCGGCAAAAAAATCGGTATACTCCTTACCCAGCTCATCATAGACAAACTGCATACTTCCACGTACCAGCTGTGGCGAGTTTTTGTAAAAGTGCACGGTACACGGATAGAAATATTGCTTGCGCTTGGCAGCGACTGCTTCTCTTCCAATAAACTCTTGTTGTTCCAAAACGGTTCCCTCGCTTTCT comes from Paenibacillus sp. 19GGS1-52 and encodes:
- a CDS encoding aspartate aminotransferase family protein, whose translation is MEQQEFIGREAVAAKRKQYFYPCTVHFYKNSPQLVRGSMQFVYDELGKEYTDFFAGVSVVACGHCNPAITSRTIAQLQQLQHTTTVYLTQPSVDLAERLEELLPGDLRRTFFVNSGSEANEGALLLARMHTGRKGFIALESGLHGRTNLTMSVTGLPMWRTDKYLDEDVAFIERPYHPELTLEEAATRSLQSLERVLKEKGDSIAAMIVEPIQGNGGMIMPVSWYFREVQALLNQYGVLLIADEIQTGFGRTGVMFAMEHFDVVPDIISMAKALGNGVPVAAFATTDEIALSLNRPSASTFGGNPVSAATALAVLDYIRDEQLPERAAQLGDRLKAGLKSLQERYPALIADVRGTGLMLGMELIGIGASDAAVLTDYVLEEMKDRGYLIGKNGINRNVLAFQPPLIITDADIDGMITVLNEVLLQASADIRK